The Gymnogyps californianus isolate 813 chromosome 6, ASM1813914v2, whole genome shotgun sequence genomic interval GGTGAGGGAAcgtttgggggttttttggatgCCAAGATAAAAATTCACATGACAAAAATTCCTTCTGcgaaaagagagagaaaaatggcattGCTACAAGGTTTCCGTTTGTCCTCGAGAGCACCTTCTTTGTGCATCGGTCAGTTGCCTGCTTCCCTGTTTCTGGCAAAggttaatattttctgaagcataAGAATCCTGCGTCCGGCTCTGCACACGACGTAGGGGATTTGCGACTTTCTGTGGCTCTGGCTTGCCTTTGCCAGGCTTCAAGTGCTGTTTTTCCAAGCTCAAGTGAGGATTGCATCAGCCTGCTCCTGGCTAGACGTGCGCCCCCTCTTGCTGCTTGTGAGCATCTGCTGGGAAAGAGCTTGagaaaactgcaataaaatcCTGTTAGCAATTGTAACCTTTGTGAGGTGTGTCCTTGCAAGTGGTTTTGGAGCTGCAAAGGCCGTGGCAATTGACGGCACTAAGAGTCTCCCCATGATTTGACTCCTTGGGAcgggaggggaaaagaaggggaagggaggaagaagggcagggcagggcagggcagggcagggcagggcagggtatTGGCAAGCCTATTTCAGCCGTGCTGGTGTTACCGCACTGGATTTCCTTCCGTTTTTCTTCTAGTTCATGTGCGGGTAGCGGAAAAACCAAAGGCAGTTGAAGTATGCGCTAGCTAAACCCCCTTTCTATTGCCAGCAATAGAGGTGCCTGTCGGCTGGGAGCATGAGAAGGAGCCCGTGTTCCAAGTCTTGATTCCTTAAATGCAGTCCTAAGAATCTTTCCCTATTTGTTTTCACAATTTCCAGAACCTATTGGCTTTGGCCATGACATCGTGTGTTACCATTCCCTTTTGAGTGTTTGGACATGCGAAGCCCCGTGGAAGCGTGCTTAATGCAGATGAGGTGAGTTTACACGATTGTGTTGCACGTTTCTTTTGTAACTCTTTTGCAAAGTCCTTCCTTACTCAGAGAGCACAGCAAGCCCTTCCTAATTGCCGGTAAAAGTGGAGAAAAAGCTGTTCTTCGTATGGAATTAGTAAAGGGTAACTGAGCGTTCAGGCAGTGGCTGGCAATGCAGACGGCATGTAAGAGAGAGGCGTGTGCGCGgtgtggggaggtgggaggaggaatgcgagggagagggagaagcttTCGATGTCTTGTGTGTGGTGTGGCTGCAAGGCACTTGGGCTGAGCTCTAAACGCAAGATCTGGCCCCAGTGCGAAACTGAAAAaggcaagggcaagggcaaaGGGcaaaggggggaggaggtggggcagggcggggcgaggcgaggCAGGGCaaggacaagaagaaaagagaaggaaagaaaagagaaaagaagaaaagaaaaacccgAAAGGATTGTTAAAGCAAGAAGGCAGGCAAGTTACCCCTGCGCTTCCAAAAAACTAGGCATCTGCATTGGCTAAAGCCTAAAAGAGTAAAAGACGTGACCTGTGTTTTTTGATGTGGCAGTCAGTGCAATTGTCGAGGCATTTGAGCCTTCCAGTCTGGATTGTTGCCAGATACAGCACTCCATGGGAATGTAATTAGTCCAGCTAGAGCTCCTTGTTTCCGGCTGGGGTATTTCAGCATCCCTTTGCCTTGCAGGGCCCTTTGCAAAGAGGCAAGCATGGTCTGAAAATGCACTGGCTCCCGGTGCGTTTTGAAGCAGGACTCAAAGCCCAGATTTTAGGTGGGCAATGAGATCCGGTTTGAAGTCGTTGCTCCTGACAGTCTGTCTTTTTCGCAAGAGCCCTCTGGAGAGGGGGCAGTCCTGGCAAGGGAGTGCATCTCTAGCCTcactctgcctgctgctccatCAGACGCCCGTGTGGACACGGGCGAGGAGGGCCTGTCTCTTCACAGAGAGCTGGCATCCAAAGGTTGTGATTCTTTCAGTGCCTAGACATAGCCTGGCAGCTTTCTGCCCTCATTGCAGCAGTTTTGCAGACGGATGAATTACCAAGCGTGTGCTAGAGGCTTGCTTTTCGTcgcttcttttcttccttgaaaagcAACAAAGGCAGTTCCTTTGGAGCTGAAGAAGCTCCTCAGTAATTTCATGCCACCGCCATTGGCAGGTGGCTTCAGCTGTGCGCAGGGCATGGCCAGCAAGGGCAGGGCCATCCCCCTGGGCCTCGTGGGCCCGGGGACTGCGTCGGGGCCAGCAGCCCAAAGGGCTTCCTGCGAAGGGTGCTgggcggaggggcggcgggcggggctgCGCATGGGGGCCCCGTCCCCCCCGTGTCACAGTGCCAGCACCCGGCAAGGCGGCAGTCACAATGCCCCGGGGCAGGATAAAAGGGGGCATCGTCCCCTGTGCCGCGGCCAGCCTGCGCGGCAGGCAGCCCGCAGGCATCCGAGAGGAAGTCCTTGAGGAGGCGGTGGAATGCCTTGGAGGGAGGAAGActggaggctggaggaggctgctggaggtTCTGCGCTGCAAGGGCAGCTGCTGGCGGGGCCCCCTTCCAAGCCCGTCTGATGGATGGCAATCCTGCTTGAGCCCTCAGGGAACAGGCGCCAGCTCCTGAGGAGATGAGAGGAACCAGCAAGCCCAGTGGCAAGAGCAAGGGAATGGCTtctggaggagcagctgaggagcGCGGCAGAGCTCTctgtcctcctgccctgcagaggcAGGGTCAGCAGCCGTAAGAAAGGGGATGCAGAGGTGTGGGCAGGGGTGGCAGCGCTTTGGAGCCCCCCCTGGTGTCCTGGCAGGCACGGGAAGGCTTCTTGCCGCCAAGGTGGATGAGGCCGGGGGCACGTGGCCCCTCTGGGAAGCCCCTGCCTGAGGTGGCTGCCGAGTGAGGAAGACTAGGGCTTGGGCACGTGCTGGGAGGCGTGAGCAggctgtgggaggaggaagcaggtcTTGCTCGCGTGCTGAGGGAATAGCCGATCGGCAGCTgtggggtcaggaaggaattttccccCGGGGCAGATTGGCACTGCTCCccgggggttttttgccttcctctggagCACTGAGCATGAGCACTTGTCAGGGCTCCTGCGGTCCCTTTTGGCTAGGCTactgcctgctgctcatgcCCCACGAAGATGGCCTGTTGTGCCCTGcaggtggggggaggaaggctttttttcccccgcgGTGGGCTAGCAAGTGTCTgcgggggttttttgccttcctctgcagcattggGCACGGCCCCTTGCAGGGCTCCTTTGGGCCCCGTggtggtttaagcccagccagcaaggaaGCAgcacgcagccgcttccccctccccctggtagtggggtggggaggaggggggaaacaaaaagtaaaagtcatgggtggagataagaacagttgaatcactaaactaaaagaaaatacactcctaactaagaataacaataataatatagtACCAAGAActgtaaggaaaaggaatacaacCCAAAAGGAAAGAAccccaagaaaaggcaagggatgcacaacgcaattgctcaccagccgctgagcgatgccccagcagcaatccgcgcctcccggccaactcccccctctttctctactgggcatgacgttccatggtatggaatagccctttggctagttggggtcagctgccctggctatgctccctcccagcttcttgtacacctgcttgctagcagagcatgggaaagtgaaaactccttgacttcagagaagcgctacttagtaacaactaaaacatgagtgTGTTCTCAACAGTCTTCTCCCCCTAAATCCCaaagacagcactgtaccagctcctaggaagaCAATGAACTCTCTCGCAGCCGAAAGCAGGACAGGCCATTCTGAGTAGGTGCCTGCTGCTCGTGCTCCACGAAGGTGGCCCTGGTGCCCCGCCTGCGGGGGAAGGAAGCTTTGTGGCGTGCCAGGGTGGGCCCCAAGGCTGGCCCCCCTTGGGGCTTGCTTCTTGTCCTGTGTAGCATTGAGCAGAGCCCCTTGTCAGGGCTCCTCGGGGCCCTTTTGGCTCCGTTCTcgcctgctgctcttgcacctcCAAGGCGCCACTCGTGCCCTGGCTCTCTCTGGCTCTCTTTCCCAGCGCTGGCCAAGAAGCACAGCGGAGCAGTTGTTGGCGCGCAAAAAGTCGGCTTGGCGTCCAGAAGTGTAATACTTTGGAAGATAGCAcgcacctcctcctcctcctcctcctcctcttttgggtgtaggctggggatgcacaagaagtcCATGCTGCAGAACCTCCCAAAGGTCAGCCCTTCAAACAGAAAGACGCAGGCAACGCGCAAAGGCAGACGCACACTGACACACAAGTTACACCGAGCCAAACCAGAACGCGCTCACGCCCTCACTGCTTTGGGACTGTTCAGCTGACGGTTTCCAGGACTGACCGGAAAACGTGAGACTGGGGCAAAGCACTGCAGCGTGACAAACACACCCAGAAACTCAAGTTCTCTTTTCGCGAAGGCTATAGCACAGCCCTTCAGCTCCAATGGAGGGGAACAAACAGCACTGCCCCCCTCCCCGGACCGGGGATCCTCGCCCGCCACTACCCCTGCACTACCCAGATCCCGCCAGCACCCCAGACCGTCCCACACCACCGTGAAACGCCCCCCTTCTCTGGCATCAGAGAGAAGGAACTGCAGCAAGACCGACTCCAGGGTCGTCTGGatcaagaaagaagcagatggatGACAACGCCACAGAACTAGAGTTGCTTTGCAGAACAGCAGCGTGtgcatgtgcctgtgtgtgcctgtgtgtgcgtgtgtgtgtgttaagcAGCGACTGGTCAAATTGCTTTGGACCTGAACACCTGAAAGGTGTAAGAACCATGTGTGAAACTGCATTCGCGGTGCCCCAGTTCAAATGGGACAGCTCATGCGCACGAATGCAAGAATTCCTCTTGTAATGCTATACTTTGcatccctgcctctctcctcgGTCGGCACGGGCCAGCTGCCAAATTTTCGTGACAGCTCCCCATCATGGCCGCACGGTACCAGCACCCGTTCCACCACAGTTGCGGGCAGCAGTTGCCCCCCCGGGACAGAGAGGGGAGGACAAAAACAACGCAAAAgcaccccaaccccccccatccccaccaccaCGGCACGATGGGGCAGCACACACATGTCGGCATCGCAGGGCCACCGTGCCGgccccatcccttccccttgCACAGGAAATTCACCTCCCCCCCAAAATCATGCTTGGGATGGGAAATCGTGGGCATGGGAAACCGTTGGGCTAGGAAACCATCACGGGCTGAGAAATCATCGCTGGGATGGGAAACCATCGTGCCGATGGGAAACCATCATTCAGCACAGGAAATCATCATCAGGATAGGAAATCATTGAGATGGGAAGTTGCTGTGGGCTGAAAAAATCAAACCCTCGCAAGGCTGGCTGAAGCAGGTGCTGGCGGAATGATCGCCATGGGGACGGAGGCTCTTTGCCCCAACAAAGCCCACACTGACCCATCGCCATGGGGACGGAGGCTCTTTGCCCCAACAAAGCCCACACTGACCCATCGCCATGGGAACGGAGGCTGTTTGCCCCCAACAAAGCCCACACTGACCCATCGCCATGGGGACGGAGGCTCTTTGCCCCAACAAAGCCCACACTGACCCATCGCCATGGGGACGGAGGCTCTTTGCCCCCAACAAAGCCCACACTGACCAACCGCCATGGCAGGTACAGCAGCAGGCTCCCGCTCCTCCTGGTGCTCTTGCCCTCCAGGTAACCCCCCAGCCGGCTCTGCCCGCCACTATCTCACCTCATCACCCCTCTTTGCTTCCCCCAACAGAGAGGTTCCCTCTCCAGCTGCCGATGGCATCGCAGGTGCCCGCTGTGACCTGCACCCTTCCGGCCATGCCGCCACCGGTCAGTGCCTGCATGCTGCCCTCTGTCCCGGGGCTGCCGCTGTCCTCTCAGCCTGCCCAGCTCCACCCCATCACGGGCCAGCTGGTGCAGGCCAGCGTCTGGCATGGGGTGCCAGGGCCCCTGGGACCCTCGGGACGGCTGGTGCAGCTCCCCCGCGGGCTGCAGCTCCCCGTCGGGGTGCAGCTCCCACCCGTGGTGCAGCTTCCCCGCGGGGTGCAGCTCCCCTCTTTGGTGCAGCTCCCCTCTGGGGTGCAGCTCCCCCGCGGGGCGCGGCTCCCCGCCGGGGTGCAGCCTCCCCGCTGGGTGCAGCTCCCACACGTGCCTGCTCCCAGTCCCCCTGCCTATGGCTGGGGACAGCACGTGGTGATGGGGACGCTGCTGCCCCACCAGCCAAGGGGGCTGGGGCCGGCGGCCGTGGTCCAGGGGGAGACCCTGGACCCCACGGGCTCCTGCCCGCTGCACCTCCCTGCCCGACCCGGCCCCCCGCcaccccgccgccccgcgcctcAGCATTGGGTGCATGTGGGCCCCGCTGTGCTCCACACCCTGCCCGGTAGTGCCCAGAAGCCCTCGGTGGCCTCCAATGAGGACGGGGCGGCCATCGAGGACAGcgtccctgctgccagcccccacCAGCCCGCCCTGGCTCCACCGACCGGCAGAACCACGCCAAAGCCCAAGGGTGAGTTTTGGGGGGTGGCAGAGCTCACAGGTGGGCGGCCAAGCTAAGGAAAGCTTGCATCGCCCCGGGGCTCGGttgcctttctttgctttttcagcagtGGTGACCACCCCGGCGGCCCCGCGGAAGCCCGCGGATCTGCCCGAGCAGGGGCCGGCCGCCTTCGCCGAGGCCCTTCCTGACCAGGCAGAGG includes:
- the LOC127017872 gene encoding basic proline-rich protein-like — translated: MAERFPLQLPMASQVPAVTCTLPAMPPPVSACMLPSVPGLPLSSQPAQLHPITGQLVQASVWHGVPGPLGPSGRLVQLPRGLQLPVGVQLPPVVQLPRGVQLPSLVQLPSGVQLPRGARLPAGVQPPRWVQLPHVPAPSPPAYGWGQHVVMGTLLPHQPRGLGPAAVVQGETLDPTGSCPLHLPARPGPPPPRRPAPQHWVHVGPAVLHTLPGSAQKPSVASNEDGAAIEDSVPAASPHQPALAPPTGRTTPKPKGEFWGVAELTGGRPS